From Paenibacillus sp. V4I7, one genomic window encodes:
- a CDS encoding cytochrome c yields MVLVLAACGGGTSGGSATTKTPAATAAAESNPAFVKAQELFTTNKCISCHGVDLAGKVGPKTNLQKVGSRLSSEQIANKIKNGGGGMPVYKTTISEEEIGLLAEWLHSKK; encoded by the coding sequence ATGGTTCTAGTGCTGGCCGCGTGCGGCGGTGGTACTTCGGGTGGCAGCGCCACCACGAAGACACCGGCAGCAACCGCGGCAGCCGAGAGCAACCCTGCGTTCGTGAAGGCGCAGGAGCTCTTCACAACGAACAAGTGCATCAGCTGCCACGGCGTTGATCTTGCTGGCAAAGTCGGCCCTAAGACGAATTTGCAAAAGGTCGGCAGCAGACTGAGCAGCGAGCAAATCGCGAATAAGATCAAGAATGGCGGAGGCGGCATGCCAGTCTATAAAACCACGATTTCCGAAGAAGAAATCGGGCTTCTAGCCGAGTGGCTCCATTCGAAGAAGTAG
- the acpS gene encoding holo-ACP synthase, with amino-acid sequence MGSETDLVEIARLRKMLEGSTGERFLERILTPQERELAQRRRGRLAEFASGRFAAKEAIVKAIGCGIGKQIGFQDVEVLPDELGKPVCRVNEAALLRAGLIGNHRIHISITHTESMAAAYAIVEKL; translated from the coding sequence TTGGGGTCGGAAACGGATTTAGTTGAAATTGCACGGCTTCGCAAAATGCTAGAGGGTTCTACGGGCGAAAGATTTCTGGAGCGAATTCTGACGCCACAGGAGAGAGAGCTGGCGCAGAGACGGCGAGGTCGACTCGCTGAGTTTGCTTCAGGCCGGTTTGCAGCTAAGGAGGCCATTGTTAAAGCGATTGGCTGCGGAATTGGCAAGCAAATTGGCTTTCAAGACGTCGAGGTGCTTCCGGATGAATTAGGCAAACCGGTATGCCGTGTGAACGAGGCAGCGCTGCTGCGGGCAGGCTTAATAGGCAACCACCGCATCCATATTAGCATTACACATACGGAATCGATGGCTGCCGCCTACGCAATCGTGGAGAAGCTCTAA
- a CDS encoding aldo/keto reductase family oxidoreductase produces the protein MRIMPLEKRGISNSRIVFGCMGIGGEWNSTPYTKEDYIIAEKAVEAALSIGITMFDHADIYKRGKSESIFGEILKKRPDLRDQIILQSKCGIRFQDDVNPQRFDFSKGHILSSVDGILQRLGVEHLDVLLLHRPDPLMEPEEIAEAFNQLRSAGKVRHFGVSNMTSAQMRFIQNSLPEPLVVNQLEMSLARLDWVEQGILVNQKAGVGINFADGILEHCQMADIQIQAWGPLAQGKFSGRVVEDAPDTIKNTAALVQKMANEKESTPESIVLGWLMKHPARIQPVIGTSSAERVLACQDAVRISEIMTREEWYTLLESSRGTRMP, from the coding sequence ATGAGAATCATGCCACTTGAGAAACGTGGAATATCGAACAGCAGAATCGTTTTTGGATGTATGGGAATTGGCGGGGAATGGAATTCGACTCCTTATACAAAGGAAGATTACATCATCGCTGAGAAAGCTGTAGAAGCTGCATTGTCGATAGGCATTACGATGTTCGATCATGCTGATATTTATAAAAGAGGTAAATCCGAGTCTATTTTCGGAGAAATCCTCAAAAAAAGACCCGATCTGCGCGACCAAATCATTCTTCAATCCAAATGTGGGATTCGCTTTCAGGACGATGTAAATCCACAGCGTTTTGACTTTAGCAAAGGCCACATCCTGAGTTCGGTTGATGGCATTCTTCAGCGCCTTGGTGTGGAACATTTGGATGTCCTACTTCTTCATCGTCCAGATCCGCTCATGGAACCGGAAGAGATCGCAGAAGCGTTCAACCAATTGAGATCAGCTGGAAAAGTGCGTCATTTCGGCGTATCCAACATGACTTCCGCTCAAATGCGTTTCATTCAAAATTCCCTTCCAGAGCCGCTTGTAGTTAACCAACTGGAGATGAGCTTAGCACGCTTAGACTGGGTTGAGCAAGGCATCTTGGTCAACCAAAAGGCTGGCGTTGGCATCAATTTCGCCGATGGTATTCTCGAGCATTGCCAAATGGCAGACATCCAAATTCAAGCTTGGGGACCTCTTGCTCAAGGTAAATTCTCCGGCAGAGTTGTGGAGGATGCACCGGATACGATCAAAAATACAGCTGCACTCGTACAAAAAATGGCCAATGAGAAAGAATCGACGCCAGAATCCATCGTACTGGGCTGGTTAATGAAACACCCAGCTCGTATTCAGCCGGTTATCGGCACATCTTCTGCAGAGCGCGTTCTAGCTTGCCAAGATGCTGTACGAATTTCCGAAATTATGACTCGCGAAGAGTGGTACACTCTCCTCGAAAGCTCCCGCGGGACTCGCATGCCATAG
- the nadE gene encoding ammonia-dependent NAD(+) synthetase: MSLQTEIIAKLGVKPEIDVDEEIRKRVDFLKNYVLGANANGLLIAISGGIDSAVATGLCKQATDELTAEKGKEYKTVGVFQPYGQQVDIEDSYAVAKAFDLKYQIENNIEEAVDEIAIEVEYGLKHIGVHQHVSRGGKGNIKARTRMVMQYALAFELGLIVVGTDHASEAITGFFTKYGDGAVDITPLSTLNKRQVRSLASKLGVPQSVLVKAPSAGLWDGQTDENELGITYGDNSDYLEGKQIDAAVQEKLEKQYLKTEHKRIPIPGI, translated from the coding sequence ATGAGTTTGCAAACGGAAATTATCGCAAAGCTCGGCGTTAAGCCGGAGATTGATGTGGATGAAGAAATCCGCAAACGTGTGGACTTTCTGAAAAACTATGTGCTGGGTGCGAATGCAAACGGCCTGCTGATTGCCATCAGCGGCGGCATCGATAGTGCTGTAGCTACGGGTTTATGCAAGCAAGCGACGGACGAGCTGACGGCCGAAAAGGGCAAAGAGTACAAAACCGTCGGTGTGTTTCAGCCATACGGTCAGCAAGTAGATATCGAGGACAGCTACGCAGTAGCCAAAGCCTTCGATTTGAAATATCAAATCGAGAATAATATTGAAGAAGCTGTCGACGAAATCGCTATTGAAGTCGAGTATGGTCTCAAGCATATCGGCGTCCACCAGCATGTGAGCCGAGGCGGTAAAGGCAACATCAAAGCGCGGACACGCATGGTTATGCAGTATGCGCTTGCTTTTGAACTGGGACTGATCGTTGTAGGGACAGACCATGCATCTGAAGCAATAACTGGCTTCTTCACCAAATATGGCGACGGTGCAGTTGACATTACGCCGCTGAGCACGCTGAACAAGCGTCAAGTGCGTTCACTTGCCTCGAAGCTTGGCGTACCGCAAAGCGTGCTGGTTAAAGCTCCGTCAGCTGGACTCTGGGACGGCCAAACGGACGAGAACGAGCTGGGTATTACATACGGAGATAACAGTGACTACCTCGAAGGCAAGCAAATTGATGCTGCTGTACAGGAGAAGCTGGAGAAGCAATATTTGAAAACGGAACATAAACGAATCCCGATTCCGGGTATTTAG
- a CDS encoding BrxA/BrxB family bacilliredoxin, with the protein MAMSFDSYMKDMVKPMREDLTRLGITELLTPEQVEEAIEKSKDGTMLLVVNSVCGCAAGQCRPGVAKALQNDTLPTYTYTVFAGQEKDATAKVREFLAPYPPSSPSIALFKNGELAHFIQRHQIEDRSADMIAGDLINAFNEFCK; encoded by the coding sequence ATGGCAATGTCTTTTGATTCTTACATGAAAGATATGGTTAAACCGATGAGAGAAGATTTGACTCGTCTGGGTATTACAGAGCTTCTTACACCAGAGCAAGTAGAAGAAGCGATTGAAAAATCGAAGGATGGTACGATGCTGTTAGTCGTTAATTCCGTTTGTGGTTGCGCAGCCGGCCAATGTCGTCCAGGTGTGGCCAAAGCACTTCAAAACGATACATTGCCAACGTACACATACACCGTGTTCGCTGGACAAGAGAAGGATGCAACAGCGAAAGTGCGTGAATTCTTGGCGCCATACCCGCCATCATCCCCTTCCATCGCATTATTCAAGAATGGTGAACTTGCACACTTCATTCAACGTCACCAAATCGAAGACCGCTCCGCAGATATGATTGCTGGCGACTTAATTAATGCCTTCAATGAATTCTGCAAATAA
- a CDS encoding DUF3905 domain-containing protein — MSPDKNKMAKSAQDQSNQNQSDLDPFEIEFLPQFEQGRGPREAFVNEHGVVIGDHDYESDNSPLMNWTVETDPEVMAGDEWVHPFKDIGFQSAENRDYFEKGIVPQSGIFMHPDKDVSYDPYKESTTKKEDEAEA; from the coding sequence ATGAGTCCAGACAAGAATAAGATGGCCAAATCAGCTCAGGACCAGAGCAATCAAAATCAAAGCGATCTGGATCCATTCGAGATTGAATTTCTCCCTCAATTTGAGCAGGGGCGCGGCCCGCGAGAAGCTTTTGTGAATGAGCATGGCGTTGTTATCGGCGATCATGATTATGAATCCGATAATTCACCGCTTATGAATTGGACGGTGGAGACTGACCCAGAGGTCATGGCTGGAGACGAATGGGTTCATCCTTTTAAGGATATTGGGTTCCAAAGTGCCGAGAATCGAGATTATTTTGAAAAAGGCATCGTGCCGCAAAGCGGTATCTTTATGCACCCGGATAAAGATGTTTCCTACGATCCGTACAAGGAATCGACAACGAAGAAGGAAGATGAAGCGGAAGCGTAA